Proteins encoded together in one Cicer arietinum cultivar CDC Frontier isolate Library 1 chromosome 4, Cicar.CDCFrontier_v2.0, whole genome shotgun sequence window:
- the LOC101506622 gene encoding uncharacterized protein, protein MKILDLCDVFEGHYNPNGAYKWLQEVEKFFKGVACPEGQKVHLGTFMLTEEVEHWWNNAHQRLDNARAAITWVVFKNMFLVKYFPGDIRNRKEMEFVKLEQGNMSVTKYATKFEELSRYYPLYVGEAGEKSKCIMFEMGVRPEIKKHIGMKEICDFPTLVNKRRIYDEDSRAEKAHYRNTGTMKDKRPMHHNREKPYSFPPSKSGSRLNYQQYSLSAGKGNSSGNGKGNGNSYTYGRDRGNPNGRGVSNGNSNNRSQVSSNNNGNNGDPPTPI, encoded by the coding sequence atgaaaattttggatttatgtgacgTGTTTGAAGGTCATTATAATCCTAATGGAGCTTATAAGTGGTTGCAAGAGGTTGAGAAATTTTTCAAAGGTGTGGCATGTCCCGAAGGTCAAAAAGTGCATTTGGGAACCTTTATGTTGACAGAAGAAGTTGAACATTGGTGGAATAATGCGCATCAACGTTTAGATAATGCAAGGGCTGCAATTACTTGGGTTGTATTCAAGAACATGTTCCTAGTCAAGTATTTCCCTGGAGACATCCGCAATAGGAAAGAAATGGAATTTGTCAAATTGGAACAGGGGAATATGTCAGTAACGAAGTATGCCACTAAGTTTGAGGAGTTATCCAGGTACTATCCACTATATGTTGGAGAGGCAGGAGAAAAGTCTAAGTGCATCATGTTTGAAATGGGAGTTAGGCCTGAGATCAAGAAACATATTGGAATGAAAGAGATTTGTGACTTTCCAACCCTAGTGAATAAGCGTAGGATTTATGATGAGGATAGTCGTGCTGAAAAGGCACATTACCGAAACACTGGAACCATGAAGGACAAGAGGCCTATGCATCATAATAGAGAGAAACCTTACTCTTTTCCTCCTAGTAAATCTGGAAGTCGTCTGAATTATCAACAATATAGTCTTTCAGCTGGAAAAGGAAATAGCAGTGGTAATGGGAAAGGAAATGGAAATAGTTATACTTATGGGCGTGATAGAGGAAACCCCAATGGACGAGGAGTTAGTAACGGGAATAGTAACAACAGGAGTCAAGTCTCGAGCAACAACAATGGTAATAATGGTGATCCACCTACTCCTATCTGA